One segment of Herbaspirillum hiltneri N3 DNA contains the following:
- the urtA gene encoding urea ABC transporter substrate-binding protein, with amino-acid sequence MSRRTILKATALGAFALAASSWLPAAFAADTIKVGILHSLSGTMAISETSLKDVALMTIDEINANGGVMGKKLEPVIVDPASNWPLFAEKARQLISQDKVSVVFGCWTSVSRKSVLPVFKELNSLLFYPVQYEGEELEKNVFYTGAAPNQQAIPATEYLMSKEGGGAKRFVLLGTDYVYPRTTNKILRAFLHSKGVKDSDIDEVYTPFGHSDYQTIVANIKKFAAGGKTAVISTINGDSNVPFYKELGNAGLKATDVPVVAFSVGEEELRGVDTKPLVGHLAAWNYFESVKNPVNTAFIKKWKAYAKAKGLPNADTVVTNDPMEATYVGIYMWKQAVEKAKTTDTDKVIAAMGGQTFKAPSGYTLEMDKTNHHLHKPVMIGEIKADGQFNVVNKTKTTIRAQPWSPYIPGNESKQKM; translated from the coding sequence TTGCAGCATCCTCCTGGCTCCCAGCCGCGTTCGCCGCGGATACCATCAAGGTCGGCATCCTGCACTCGCTGTCGGGCACAATGGCCATCTCCGAAACATCGCTCAAAGATGTGGCGCTGATGACAATCGATGAAATCAACGCCAACGGCGGCGTCATGGGCAAGAAGCTCGAACCCGTGATCGTTGACCCCGCATCCAACTGGCCACTGTTCGCTGAAAAAGCGCGCCAGCTGATTTCGCAAGACAAGGTTTCCGTCGTCTTCGGCTGCTGGACTTCGGTCTCGCGCAAATCGGTGCTGCCGGTCTTCAAGGAATTGAACAGCCTGTTGTTCTACCCGGTCCAGTACGAAGGCGAAGAGCTGGAAAAGAACGTCTTCTACACCGGCGCAGCGCCTAACCAGCAAGCCATTCCCGCCACCGAATACCTGATGTCGAAAGAAGGCGGCGGCGCCAAGCGCTTCGTCCTGCTGGGCACCGACTATGTGTACCCACGCACCACCAACAAGATTCTGCGCGCCTTCCTGCACAGCAAGGGCGTGAAGGATTCCGACATCGATGAAGTCTACACACCGTTCGGCCACTCCGATTACCAGACCATCGTCGCCAACATCAAGAAGTTTGCAGCAGGCGGCAAGACTGCCGTGATCTCGACCATCAACGGCGACTCCAACGTGCCGTTCTACAAGGAACTGGGCAACGCCGGCCTGAAGGCGACCGACGTGCCTGTCGTGGCGTTCTCGGTGGGTGAAGAAGAACTGCGCGGCGTCGACACCAAGCCGCTGGTCGGCCACCTGGCTGCCTGGAACTACTTCGAGTCCGTGAAGAACCCGGTCAACACCGCCTTCATCAAGAAGTGGAAAGCCTACGCCAAGGCCAAGGGCCTGCCGAACGCCGACACCGTCGTGACCAATGATCCGATGGAAGCGACTTACGTCGGCATCTACATGTGGAAGCAGGCAGTCGAGAAGGCCAAGACCACCGACACCGACAAGGTGATCGCAGCGATGGGCGGCCAGACCTTCAAGGCGCCGTCCGGCTACACGCTGGAAATGGACAAGACCAACCATCACCTGCACAAACCTGTGATGATCGGCGAAATCAAGGCCGACGGTCAGTTCAACGTGGTCAACAAGACCAAGACCACCATCCGTGCGCAGCCATGGAGCCCGTACATCCCGGGCAACGAAAGCAAGCAAAAGATGTAA
- the urtB gene encoding urea ABC transporter permease subunit UrtB, with the protein MRLLPKIIASTLLTGWLCTQAISAHAAIDPALLKPLAGDDPDARIAAVTQIAALANADAQKILNAINSDALYATPAGDVLIIEDSDAFNPATDKTGPAPDDAEGITINNRLRGVVEGALSGLKLFSPDRATRLTAATELLKTADAAQTPLISKALAAEKDPQIQEVLKQVVATANLHAPDAAARKAAVKALAETTNANLKPVLEQMLAKNPDGSYVETDEGVRIEAVRTLSALDRHLSITEFVGKLFYGVSLGSVLLLAALGLAITFGLMGIINMAHGELLMIGAYTTYVCQLVFRKFFPGAIDAYIVVALPAAFIVAAAVGIALERLVIRWLYGRPLETLLCTWGISLMLMQGVRSIFGAQNVEVANPSWMSGGITVLGSLVLSYNRIVIIFFALFVVFAVWLILNKTRLGLFVRAVTQNRRMADCVGVSTGKIDMMTFGLGCGIAGLGGVALSQLGNVGPDLGQGYIVDSFMVVVLGGVGQLAGTVIAAFGLGEVNKFLEPVAGAVLAKIAILVFIIVFIQKRPQGLFALKGRSVE; encoded by the coding sequence ATGAGACTTCTTCCCAAGATAATTGCGTCCACCTTGCTGACAGGCTGGCTGTGCACCCAGGCGATCAGCGCGCATGCCGCGATCGATCCGGCGCTGCTCAAGCCGCTGGCCGGCGACGACCCTGATGCGCGTATCGCCGCCGTCACGCAGATCGCTGCGCTGGCCAATGCCGACGCCCAGAAAATCCTCAATGCCATCAACAGCGATGCGCTGTACGCCACGCCTGCCGGCGACGTGCTGATCATCGAAGACAGCGATGCCTTCAATCCCGCCACCGACAAGACCGGCCCAGCGCCTGACGACGCCGAGGGCATCACCATCAACAATCGCCTGCGCGGTGTCGTCGAAGGTGCGCTGTCGGGACTCAAGCTGTTCTCGCCGGATCGCGCCACACGGCTGACGGCTGCGACGGAATTGCTGAAGACCGCCGACGCTGCGCAAACCCCGCTGATCAGCAAGGCGCTGGCGGCGGAAAAGGATCCGCAAATCCAGGAAGTGCTCAAACAGGTTGTCGCCACCGCCAACCTGCATGCACCTGACGCGGCAGCACGCAAGGCCGCCGTCAAAGCGCTGGCCGAGACTACCAACGCCAACCTGAAGCCGGTGCTGGAACAAATGCTGGCCAAAAATCCTGACGGCAGCTATGTCGAAACCGATGAAGGCGTGCGCATCGAAGCAGTCCGCACGCTGTCGGCGCTGGACCGCCATCTATCCATCACCGAGTTCGTCGGCAAGCTGTTCTACGGCGTCTCGCTGGGCAGCGTGCTGCTGCTGGCCGCGCTGGGCCTGGCGATCACCTTCGGCCTGATGGGCATCATCAACATGGCGCACGGCGAACTGCTGATGATCGGCGCGTACACAACGTATGTGTGCCAACTGGTGTTCCGCAAATTCTTCCCGGGCGCAATCGACGCCTACATCGTCGTCGCGCTGCCGGCTGCCTTCATCGTTGCGGCGGCCGTCGGCATCGCGCTGGAGCGCCTGGTGATCCGCTGGCTCTACGGTCGTCCTCTCGAAACCCTGCTGTGCACCTGGGGCATCAGCCTGATGCTGATGCAAGGCGTGCGCTCGATCTTCGGAGCGCAAAACGTCGAGGTCGCCAACCCGAGCTGGATGTCGGGCGGCATCACCGTGCTGGGTTCGCTGGTGCTGTCGTACAACCGTATCGTGATCATCTTCTTCGCGCTGTTCGTGGTGTTCGCGGTGTGGCTGATCCTGAACAAGACACGGCTCGGCCTGTTCGTGCGCGCCGTCACGCAGAACCGCCGCATGGCCGATTGCGTGGGTGTCTCGACCGGCAAGATTGACATGATGACCTTCGGTCTCGGTTGCGGTATCGCCGGTCTGGGCGGCGTGGCCTTGTCGCAGCTTGGCAATGTCGGCCCCGACCTCGGCCAAGGCTACATCGTCGACTCCTTCATGGTGGTGGTGCTGGGTGGCGTCGGCCAACTGGCCGGCACCGTGATCGCCGCGTTCGGCCTGGGCGAGGTGAACAAGTTCCTGGAGCCGGTCGCCGGCGCCGTGCTGGCCAAGATCGCCATCCTCGTGTTCATCATCGTGTTTATCCAAAAGCGCCCGCAAGGCCTGTTTGCACTGAAAGGCAGGAGCGTGGAATGA
- the urtC gene encoding urea ABC transporter permease subunit UrtC, with amino-acid sequence MSTLNLPLKPSLFSRPAWIGIVVFTVILGLLPILNLIFPASHPLSISSYTIALIGKFMCYAMAALALDLVWGYTGILSLGHGVFFALGGYAHGMYLMRAIGRDGVYQSNLPDFMVFLNWKAYPWYWWMTEHFWFAMLLVVLVPGLLAFVFGYFAFRSRIKGVYFSIITQAMTFAFMLLFFRNDTGFGGNNGFTDFKRILGFTITAPSTKAVLYLVTLAFLLGSLLLCRAIVTSKLGRVLQGVRDSESRLMFIGYNPLWFKLFVWTLSAVLCGIAGALYVPQVGIINPSEMSPANSIEMVIWAAVGGRGSLLGPIIGAFTVNGLKSWFTAAFPDLWLYALGLIFILVTLFLPQGILGLIKKLKKQDPAKEAA; translated from the coding sequence ATGAGTACTCTGAATCTTCCCCTTAAACCTTCGCTGTTTTCACGTCCGGCGTGGATCGGGATCGTGGTCTTTACCGTGATCCTGGGTCTGCTGCCCATCCTCAACCTGATCTTCCCGGCCAGTCATCCGCTGTCGATTTCCAGCTACACCATCGCACTGATCGGCAAGTTCATGTGCTACGCGATGGCGGCGCTGGCGCTGGATCTGGTGTGGGGTTATACCGGCATCCTGTCGCTCGGCCACGGCGTGTTCTTTGCGCTGGGCGGCTATGCGCACGGCATGTACCTGATGCGCGCCATCGGCCGCGACGGCGTGTATCAGAGCAATCTGCCGGACTTCATGGTGTTCCTCAACTGGAAAGCCTATCCGTGGTACTGGTGGATGACCGAGCACTTCTGGTTCGCCATGCTGCTGGTGGTGCTGGTGCCGGGGCTGCTGGCCTTCGTGTTCGGTTACTTCGCCTTCCGTTCGCGCATCAAGGGCGTGTACTTCTCGATCATCACGCAGGCAATGACCTTCGCCTTCATGCTGCTGTTCTTCCGCAACGATACGGGCTTCGGCGGCAACAACGGCTTCACCGACTTCAAGCGCATCCTCGGCTTCACGATCACGGCGCCGTCGACCAAGGCGGTGCTGTACCTGGTGACGCTGGCGTTCCTGCTCGGTTCCCTGCTGCTGTGCCGCGCCATCGTGACGTCGAAGCTGGGCCGTGTGCTGCAGGGCGTGCGCGATTCCGAATCGCGGCTGATGTTCATCGGCTACAACCCGCTGTGGTTCAAGCTGTTCGTGTGGACGTTATCGGCGGTGCTGTGCGGCATCGCGGGTGCGCTGTACGTGCCGCAGGTCGGCATCATCAATCCGTCCGAAATGTCGCCGGCCAACTCGATTGAAATGGTGATCTGGGCGGCTGTCGGCGGCCGCGGCTCGCTGCTCGGCCCGATCATCGGCGCGTTCACCGTCAATGGACTCAAGAGCTGGTTCACCGCCGCCTTCCCGGACCTGTGGCTGTATGCGCTGGGACTGATCTTCATCCTGGTGACGCTGTTCCTGCCGCAAGGCATTCTGGGTCTGATCAAGAAACTGAAGAAACAAGATCCCGCCAAGGAGGCCGCATGA
- the urtD gene encoding urea ABC transporter ATP-binding protein UrtD yields MSEMYNRAAPQETVDNGQHADHGTSYARIKQDGLDTSHGAILYLENITVSFDGFKAINNLNLDISVGELRCIIGPNGAGKTTMMDVITGKTRPTAGTAFFGQTIDLTRMTEYEIAHAGIGRKFQRPTVFEQHSVFENLEMAMKMDKRVKTTLFARLNSEQVGKIEEILKLIRLNGQENRVAGLLSHGQKQWLEIGMLLMQEPQLLLLDEPVAGMSDAETVRTAELLNELRGKHSIMVVEHDMGFVEEISQGGKVTVLHEGSVLAEGTMQQVQSDDRVIEVYLGR; encoded by the coding sequence ATGAGCGAAATGTATAACCGGGCGGCGCCGCAAGAGACCGTCGACAACGGCCAGCACGCTGACCACGGCACCTCGTATGCACGCATCAAGCAGGACGGCCTCGACACCTCCCACGGCGCCATCCTGTATCTGGAAAACATCACGGTCTCGTTCGACGGTTTCAAGGCGATCAACAACCTCAACCTCGACATCTCGGTCGGTGAACTGCGCTGCATCATCGGTCCCAACGGCGCCGGCAAGACCACCATGATGGACGTCATCACGGGCAAGACGCGGCCGACTGCCGGCACCGCATTCTTCGGCCAGACCATCGACCTGACCAGGATGACCGAGTACGAAATCGCCCACGCCGGCATCGGCCGCAAGTTCCAGCGGCCGACGGTGTTCGAGCAGCATTCGGTATTCGAGAATCTTGAGATGGCGATGAAGATGGACAAGCGCGTGAAGACGACCTTGTTCGCGCGCCTGAATTCGGAGCAAGTCGGCAAGATCGAGGAGATCCTCAAACTGATCCGTCTGAACGGTCAGGAAAACCGCGTCGCCGGCCTGCTCTCGCACGGCCAGAAGCAGTGGCTGGAAATCGGCATGCTGCTGATGCAGGAGCCGCAATTGCTGCTGCTCGACGAACCGGTGGCCGGCATGTCCGATGCCGAAACCGTGCGCACGGCGGAGCTGCTCAACGAGCTGCGCGGCAAGCATTCGATCATGGTGGTGGAGCATGACATGGGCTTCGTCGAAGAGATTTCGCAAGGCGGCAAGGTCACCGTGCTGCACGAAGGCTCGGTGCTGGCCGAAGGCACGATGCAGCAAGTGCAATCGGATGATCGCGTGATTGAAGTGTACTTGGGCCGCTGA
- the urtE gene encoding urea ABC transporter ATP-binding subunit UrtE, whose translation MLQVNQLNQYYGAAHTLRGVSINVEKGKCLSLLGRNGVGKTTLLKCLMGVLPVAAGNVTLEGKDITRLKPHQRAALGIAYVPQGREIFARLTVEENLLMGMATQSGRKASTIKGEVYELFPVLKEMLHRRGGDLSGGQQQQLAIARALLAEPKLIILDEPTEGIQPSIIKDIGRVISLLRQRGDIGILLCEQYFDFARELADTFVVMSRGEVVASGVQAEMDNEDVKKHLAV comes from the coding sequence ATGCTGCAAGTCAATCAACTGAACCAATACTACGGCGCCGCGCATACGCTGCGCGGCGTGTCGATCAATGTCGAAAAAGGCAAATGCCTGTCCCTGCTCGGCCGCAACGGCGTCGGCAAGACCACCCTGCTGAAATGCCTGATGGGCGTATTGCCTGTCGCCGCCGGCAACGTCACGCTGGAAGGCAAGGACATCACGCGCCTCAAACCACATCAACGCGCTGCGCTCGGCATCGCCTACGTGCCGCAGGGCCGCGAGATTTTTGCACGCCTGACCGTCGAAGAGAACCTGCTCATGGGCATGGCCACCCAATCCGGCCGCAAGGCGTCGACCATCAAGGGTGAAGTCTACGAACTGTTCCCGGTGCTCAAGGAAATGCTGCACCGTCGCGGCGGCGATCTGTCGGGCGGTCAGCAGCAGCAACTGGCGATCGCCCGCGCGCTGCTGGCCGAACCGAAACTGATCATCCTCGACGAACCGACCGAAGGCATCCAGCCGTCCATCATCAAGGACATCGGCCGCGTCATCAGCTTGCTGCGCCAGCGCGGCGACATCGGTATTTTGCTGTGCGAGCAGTATTTCGATTTTGCACGCGAACTGGCCGACACCTTTGTCGTGATGTCGCGCGGCGAAGTGGTGGCCTCGGGCGTGCAGGCGGAGATGGATAACGAGGACGTGAAGAAACATCTGGCGGTGTAG
- a CDS encoding urease accessory protein UreD — translation MKRIIDPAAAVTESDLNVPAANRHEKARLTLGFADDAGTTRMIERSHFGPLRVQKPLYPEHPAVCHAVIVHPPGGILGGDVLNISARVGDNAHALLTTPGAGKWYRANGFVSQQQVSLTATAGAALEWLPQETIFFNDADVRMEHSVDLAADACYIGGEILCFGRTASGESFNSGRVSQCTSIRRGGKLVWFEQGTLRAGTSSMTSPLALAGFTVSATLIAVGLPINAAFLSELREQTGALTRDSNDRTGATQMKQVLVLRYLGNSSQAARQWLTHAWQRIRPELMQREAIVPRIWNT, via the coding sequence ATGAAACGTATCATCGATCCTGCCGCTGCCGTCACGGAATCGGACCTCAACGTCCCTGCCGCCAACCGCCATGAAAAGGCGCGGCTGACGCTGGGCTTCGCCGACGATGCCGGCACCACGCGCATGATCGAGCGCAGCCACTTCGGCCCGCTGCGCGTGCAGAAGCCGCTGTACCCAGAACACCCCGCCGTCTGCCACGCCGTCATCGTGCATCCGCCGGGCGGCATCCTCGGCGGCGACGTACTGAACATTTCCGCCCGTGTCGGCGACAACGCCCACGCGTTGCTGACCACGCCGGGCGCCGGCAAATGGTATCGCGCCAACGGTTTCGTCTCGCAGCAGCAGGTGTCGCTGACGGCAACCGCCGGCGCGGCGCTGGAATGGCTGCCGCAGGAGACCATCTTCTTCAACGATGCCGACGTGCGCATGGAACACTCGGTCGACCTGGCCGCGGATGCCTGTTATATCGGCGGCGAGATCCTGTGCTTCGGCCGCACCGCGTCGGGAGAGTCTTTCAATAGCGGTCGCGTGAGCCAGTGCACCAGCATTCGTCGCGGCGGCAAGCTGGTCTGGTTTGAACAGGGTACCTTGCGTGCAGGCACTTCGTCGATGACGAGTCCTTTGGCGCTGGCCGGTTTTACGGTAAGCGCCACGCTGATTGCAGTGGGCCTGCCGATCAACGCCGCCTTCCTCAGCGAACTGCGCGAACAGACCGGCGCGTTGACGCGGGATAGCAATGACCGCACTGGCGCGACGCAGATGAAACAGGTATTGGTGCTGCGCTATCTGGGCAACTCCAGCCAGGCGGCGCGGCAATGGCTGACGCATGCATGGCAGCGCATCCGTCCTGAATTGATGCAGCGCGAGGCTATTGTCCCGCGCATCTGGAATACATAA
- a CDS encoding urease subunit gamma, with protein sequence MELTPREKDKLLIFTAALVAERRKARGLKLNYPEAVALITAAIMEGARDGRTVAELMSEGTKILSRADVMDGVAEMIPDIQVEATFPDGSKLVTVHHPIP encoded by the coding sequence ATGGAACTCACCCCACGGGAAAAAGACAAGCTGCTGATTTTCACGGCAGCGCTGGTGGCCGAACGGCGCAAGGCGCGCGGCCTGAAGCTGAACTATCCGGAGGCAGTGGCACTGATCACCGCCGCCATCATGGAAGGCGCACGCGACGGACGCACCGTCGCCGAACTGATGTCGGAGGGGACGAAGATCCTGTCGCGCGCCGATGTCATGGATGGCGTGGCGGAGATGATTCCGGATATCCAGGTTGAAGCGACCTTCCCGGACGGCAGCAAGCTGGTCACGGTTCACCACCCTATTCCTTGA
- a CDS encoding urease subunit beta, which yields MIPGEMLVEPGDIELNVGRRTVSVTVANSGDRPIQVGSHFHFFETNPALRFDRQTGYGMRLNIAAGTAVRFEPGQERTVELVALAGERKVYGFNAKVMGALDKKGNK from the coding sequence ATGATTCCAGGAGAAATGCTGGTCGAACCCGGCGACATTGAGCTCAATGTCGGGCGCCGCACGGTAAGCGTGACCGTCGCCAACAGCGGCGATCGCCCGATCCAGGTCGGATCGCATTTTCATTTTTTCGAGACCAATCCGGCGCTCAGGTTTGATCGCCAGACCGGTTACGGCATGCGCCTGAACATCGCCGCCGGCACCGCTGTCCGCTTCGAGCCGGGCCAGGAACGCACGGTGGAACTCGTGGCGCTGGCTGGTGAGCGCAAGGTCTATGGTTTCAATGCCAAGGTGATGGGCGCACTCGACAAGAAGGGAAATAAATAA
- the ureC gene encoding urease subunit alpha — MAKISRQAYAEMFGPTVGDRLRLADTELFIEVEKDFTTYGEEVKFGGGKVIRDGMGQSQRNYKDVMDTVITNAVIVDHWGIVKADIGIKGGKIAGIGKAGNPDIQPDVTMAIGGATEIIAGEGMIVTAGGVDTHIHFICPQQIEEALMSGVTTMIGGGTGPAVGTAATTCTPGPWHIHSMLSAADAFPMNLGFLGKGNVSLPTPLEEQIHAGAIGLKLHEDWGSTPAAIDNCLSVADRLDVQVAIHSDTLNEGGFLEHTLAAFKDRTIHTFHTEGAGGGHAPDIIAAVGEGNVLPSSTNPTRPYTVNTLDEHLDMLMVCHHLDPAIAEDIAFAESRIRRETIAAEDILHDIGAISMMSSDSQAMGRVGEVIMRTWQTAHKMKTQRGSLAQDPSRHDNFRVKRYIAKYTINPAITHGISHVVGSLEVGKVADIVLWKPAFFGVKPSMILKSGMIAAAQMGDPNASIPTPQPVHYRMMFGAYGGGLKTSMTFVSQSAFDAGIGDMLKLSKPVVPVKGMRNLRKRDMIHNGLTPKMEVDSETYEVRADGELLVCEPAKVLPLAQRYFLF; from the coding sequence ATGGCCAAGATTTCACGTCAGGCTTATGCCGAGATGTTCGGCCCCACCGTCGGCGACCGTTTGCGCCTGGCCGATACCGAGCTGTTCATCGAGGTCGAGAAGGATTTCACGACCTATGGCGAAGAGGTCAAGTTCGGCGGCGGCAAGGTGATTCGCGATGGCATGGGCCAGTCGCAGCGCAACTACAAAGACGTGATGGACACCGTCATCACCAACGCCGTGATCGTCGACCACTGGGGTATCGTCAAGGCCGACATCGGTATCAAGGGCGGCAAGATCGCCGGCATCGGCAAAGCCGGCAACCCTGACATCCAGCCCGACGTCACCATGGCCATTGGCGGCGCCACCGAAATCATCGCCGGCGAAGGCATGATCGTCACGGCCGGCGGCGTCGACACGCACATCCACTTCATCTGCCCGCAGCAGATCGAAGAAGCGCTGATGAGCGGCGTCACCACGATGATCGGCGGCGGCACCGGACCGGCGGTCGGCACTGCAGCGACGACTTGCACGCCTGGTCCGTGGCACATCCATTCGATGTTGTCGGCGGCGGATGCGTTTCCGATGAATCTCGGCTTCCTCGGCAAGGGCAACGTCAGCTTGCCGACGCCGCTGGAAGAACAGATCCACGCCGGCGCCATCGGCCTCAAGCTGCATGAAGACTGGGGCTCGACTCCCGCGGCGATCGACAACTGCCTGTCGGTGGCGGATCGCCTCGACGTGCAGGTGGCGATTCACAGCGACACGCTCAACGAGGGCGGCTTCCTCGAACATACGCTTGCCGCTTTCAAGGACCGCACCATCCACACCTTCCACACCGAAGGTGCGGGCGGCGGTCATGCACCGGACATCATCGCGGCCGTCGGCGAAGGCAACGTGCTGCCCTCGTCGACCAATCCCACGCGGCCTTACACCGTCAATACGCTCGACGAGCACCTGGACATGCTGATGGTCTGCCATCATCTCGATCCTGCGATTGCCGAGGACATCGCCTTCGCGGAGTCGCGCATCCGCCGCGAGACGATCGCTGCAGAAGATATCCTGCACGACATCGGCGCGATCTCGATGATGTCGTCCGACTCGCAGGCCATGGGCCGCGTCGGCGAAGTGATCATGCGGACCTGGCAAACGGCGCACAAGATGAAAACGCAGCGCGGCTCGCTGGCCCAAGATCCTTCGCGCCACGACAATTTCCGCGTCAAGCGCTACATCGCGAAGTACACCATCAACCCCGCGATCACCCATGGCATCTCGCATGTGGTCGGATCGCTGGAAGTGGGCAAGGTCGCCGATATCGTCTTGTGGAAACCGGCCTTCTTCGGCGTCAAGCCGTCGATGATCCTCAAGAGCGGCATGATCGCCGCAGCGCAGATGGGCGATCCGAATGCGTCGATCCCGACGCCGCAGCCGGTGCATTACCGCATGATGTTCGGTGCGTACGGCGGCGGCTTGAAGACCTCGATGACGTTCGTCTCGCAATCCGCTTTCGACGCCGGCATCGGCGACATGCTCAAGCTCAGCAAGCCGGTCGTACCCGTGAAAGGCATGCGCAACCTGCGCAAGCGCGACATGATCCACAATGGCTTGACACCGAAGATGGAAGTCGATTCCGAAACCTACGAAGTGCGCGCCGACGGCGAGTTGCTGGTGTGCGAGCCGGCCAAGGTGCTACCGCTGGCGCAACGCTATTTCCTGTTCTGA
- the ureE gene encoding urease accessory protein UreE, with the protein MLTLNTKIEHAEKIDGELLLPYDQREKSRLRATLLSGEDVAVFTVRGTVLRNGDLLRGDDGRVVKINAAKEATYRVEAASPHQLLRCAFHLGNRHTQAQVGEGFLRIRKDPVLKEMLEGLGALVIEEEAAFEPESGAYGGGHHHHGDDHHHPLAPIPVRQKIHRPGDKS; encoded by the coding sequence ATGCTGACCCTGAACACCAAGATCGAACACGCCGAGAAGATCGACGGCGAATTGCTGTTACCTTACGACCAGCGCGAGAAGAGCCGGCTGCGCGCCACCCTGCTGTCGGGCGAGGACGTTGCCGTCTTCACCGTACGCGGTACGGTGCTGCGCAACGGCGATCTGCTGCGCGGCGATGACGGCCGCGTGGTGAAGATCAATGCCGCCAAAGAGGCGACTTATCGCGTCGAGGCCGCTTCGCCGCATCAGCTGCTGCGCTGCGCCTTCCATCTCGGCAATCGCCACACGCAGGCACAGGTCGGCGAAGGTTTCCTGCGCATCCGCAAGGATCCGGTGCTCAAGGAAATGCTGGAAGGCCTGGGCGCTCTGGTGATTGAAGAAGAGGCCGCGTTCGAGCCGGAGTCAGGCGCCTACGGCGGCGGCCATCATCACCACGGCGACGACCATCATCATCCGCTGGCGCCGATTCCGGTGCGCCAGAAGATTCATCGGCCGGGCGACAAGTCCTGA
- a CDS encoding urease accessory protein UreF translates to MQAQALLHLLQLTSPSLPIGAYSYSQGLEAAIENGTVKNEAGARAWIVDSLHEVVARFEAPILWRLLQAFSARDASAVAMWNERFIAARDTAEFRAETIQMGYSLSKLAIDLKIGDESLLDLMVTQGEVPLPTALAYSAVALNVPHDAALLGMLFAWAENQVLVCVKSVPLGQVAGQRLLLSLQPELDAAARTAQELADDELSNWSPGLSLLSMQHEVQYSRLYRS, encoded by the coding sequence ATGCAAGCACAGGCCCTGCTCCATTTGCTCCAGCTGACCAGTCCGTCGCTGCCGATCGGCGCGTACAGCTATTCGCAAGGACTGGAAGCGGCCATTGAAAACGGCACGGTGAAGAACGAAGCCGGTGCGCGCGCGTGGATCGTCGATTCGCTGCATGAGGTCGTTGCGCGTTTTGAAGCGCCGATTTTGTGGCGCCTGCTGCAGGCATTTTCTGCGCGCGATGCAAGCGCGGTTGCGATGTGGAATGAGCGTTTCATCGCAGCGCGCGACACTGCCGAGTTTCGCGCGGAGACGATACAGATGGGATATTCGCTGAGCAAACTGGCCATCGATCTGAAGATCGGCGACGAGTCCTTGCTCGATCTGATGGTGACGCAAGGCGAAGTGCCGTTGCCGACGGCGCTGGCTTATTCCGCCGTGGCGCTGAACGTACCGCATGACGCGGCACTGCTCGGCATGCTGTTCGCTTGGGCTGAAAATCAGGTGCTGGTTTGCGTCAAGTCGGTGCCGCTCGGCCAGGTTGCCGGGCAGCGCTTGCTGCTGTCGCTGCAGCCGGAGCTGGACGCGGCCGCAAGGACCGCGCAGGAACTGGCTGACGACGAGTTGTCGAACTGGTCGCCCGGCCTGTCGCTGCTGTCGATGCAGCACGAAGTGCAATACAGCCGTTTGTACCGTTCCTAG